A window of the Streptomyces luomodiensis genome harbors these coding sequences:
- a CDS encoding LacI family DNA-binding transcriptional regulator, whose translation MAGATLRDVARRAGVSIRTVSNVVNASVPVSEELRTRVEAALEELDYRPNLVARNLRRGRTGMLALVVPEFDVPYFAELAREIITAARAHGYVVMLDQTDGDGERERELLGRGSRATMFDGLLLSPLAISADELRRRANRVPVVLLGEHIFNGDFHHVAIDNVAAAREATEHLVAMGCRRIAAIGDQQYSTGETAQLRTIGYRQALEQAGLPVDDNLIVSTPRFHRHLGAQAMRRLLALPEPPDAVFCYNDLLALGAMRELTKAGVRVPENIAVVGVDGIQEGEYSSPTLTTIAPDKAHIARTAVGTLVSVIEGTAPPPADSKAPYRLVVRDSSRRA comes from the coding sequence ATGGCCGGCGCAACCCTCCGCGACGTCGCCAGGCGCGCGGGAGTCTCCATCCGCACGGTGTCCAACGTGGTCAACGCTTCTGTGCCGGTTTCCGAGGAACTGCGGACCCGGGTCGAGGCGGCGCTGGAAGAGCTCGACTACCGGCCGAACCTGGTCGCCCGCAACCTGCGGCGCGGCCGCACCGGCATGCTCGCCCTCGTCGTGCCGGAGTTCGACGTCCCCTACTTCGCCGAACTCGCCCGTGAGATCATCACCGCGGCCCGCGCGCACGGATACGTCGTCATGCTCGACCAGACCGACGGTGACGGGGAGCGGGAACGGGAGCTGCTCGGCCGTGGGTCACGGGCCACCATGTTCGACGGACTGCTGCTGAGCCCGCTGGCCATCTCGGCGGACGAACTGCGCAGGCGCGCCAACCGCGTGCCCGTCGTGCTGCTCGGCGAACACATCTTCAACGGCGACTTCCACCACGTGGCCATCGACAACGTCGCCGCTGCCCGCGAGGCCACCGAGCACCTCGTCGCCATGGGCTGCCGGCGTATCGCCGCCATCGGCGACCAGCAGTACAGCACCGGCGAGACCGCCCAGCTGCGCACCATCGGTTACCGCCAGGCCCTGGAGCAGGCCGGGCTGCCCGTCGACGACAACCTCATCGTCTCCACACCGCGCTTCCACCGCCATCTCGGTGCCCAGGCCATGCGCCGGCTCCTCGCCCTGCCCGAGCCGCCCGACGCCGTCTTCTGCTACAACGACCTCCTCGCCCTCGGCGCCATGCGCGAGCTCACCAAGGCGGGAGTACGGGTGCCCGAGAACATCGCCGTGGTCGGTGTCGACGGTATCCAGGAAGGCGAGTACAGCTCGCCCACACTCACCACCATCGCCCCCGACAAAGCGCATATCGCGCGCACCGCGGTCGGCACGCTCGTCTCCGTCATCGAGGGCACGGCACCGCCGCCGGCCGACTCCAAAGCGCCGTACCGGCTGGTGGTGAGGGACAGCAGCAGAAGGGCCTGA
- a CDS encoding ABC transporter substrate-binding protein, producing MSRPSVPRRSVLRGALGVGALAVGAGPLAACAPGSTGSGPRKLTATSSASAKGEITIWSRSGDLYKVFDAAIDTFRRAHPHVTVHHQAVDIDSKLANTLITGADLPDGSFWDDAKIGSQAEHLYDLTDLIAPYRKDTSPYKLSVNTVDGRIYGVPWDLDPGLLWYREDLLEDAGVDPAGLATYDDLLDAARALKERNPKAGPIHLEKDPFLGQLWLEMLANQQGTSLADAKGALRLDSEEYRTILTWVRSAVHEKLVTHTEYLKQGDLAALEDGRQALVPWATWWSFAPQQLLKKTRGKWRVTRLPAWTAGGARSGAMGGSSFIIPAKAKNPELAWLLYEFLCFKQPGYSAVYGPGSVYPGGLNTSVPSYTPARKADKPLFKPVDALGGQDLWKVAVDAAATIPAAAPIPAWWGKSIDYLGNNLQRLMEGSMTPDDVIDDSTRKIQRNLVDRA from the coding sequence ATGTCCAGACCATCCGTTCCGCGCCGCAGTGTCCTGCGCGGCGCCTTGGGCGTCGGCGCCCTCGCCGTCGGCGCCGGCCCCCTGGCCGCCTGCGCTCCCGGCTCCACCGGAAGCGGACCGCGCAAGCTCACCGCGACGTCCAGCGCGTCGGCCAAGGGAGAGATCACCATCTGGAGCCGCTCGGGTGATCTGTACAAGGTCTTCGACGCGGCCATCGACACGTTCCGCAGGGCCCATCCGCACGTCACGGTGCACCATCAGGCCGTCGACATCGACTCCAAACTCGCCAACACGTTGATCACCGGGGCCGACCTGCCGGACGGCAGTTTCTGGGACGACGCCAAGATCGGAAGCCAGGCCGAACACCTCTACGACCTGACGGACCTGATCGCCCCGTACCGCAAGGACACGTCACCGTACAAGCTCTCGGTCAACACCGTCGACGGCCGGATCTACGGAGTCCCCTGGGACCTGGACCCGGGACTGCTCTGGTATCGCGAAGACCTGCTCGAGGACGCGGGGGTCGACCCGGCGGGCCTTGCCACGTACGACGATCTGCTGGACGCCGCACGGGCGTTGAAGGAGAGGAACCCCAAGGCGGGCCCGATCCACCTGGAGAAGGACCCCTTCCTCGGCCAGCTGTGGCTGGAGATGCTCGCCAACCAGCAGGGCACCAGTCTGGCGGACGCCAAGGGCGCGCTCCGTCTGGACTCCGAGGAGTACCGCACCATCCTCACCTGGGTCCGGTCGGCGGTCCACGAGAAACTGGTGACGCACACCGAGTACCTCAAGCAGGGCGACCTCGCCGCCCTGGAGGACGGCCGGCAGGCCCTCGTGCCCTGGGCGACGTGGTGGTCGTTCGCCCCCCAGCAACTGCTGAAGAAGACCAGGGGCAAGTGGCGGGTCACCCGGCTGCCGGCCTGGACGGCCGGCGGGGCGCGCAGCGGCGCGATGGGCGGCAGCAGCTTCATCATCCCGGCCAAGGCGAAGAACCCCGAACTGGCCTGGCTGCTGTACGAGTTCCTGTGCTTCAAGCAGCCTGGTTACAGCGCGGTGTACGGACCCGGCAGCGTCTACCCCGGCGGCCTCAACACCTCGGTGCCCAGCTACACACCCGCCCGGAAGGCCGACAAACCGCTCTTCAAGCCGGTGGACGCGCTCGGCGGCCAGGACCTGTGGAAGGTCGCCGTGGACGCGGCCGCCACCATCCCGGCCGCCGCGCCCATCCCGGCCTGGTGGGGCAAGTCGATCGACTACCTGGGCAACAATCTGCAGCGGCTGATGGAGGGGTCGATGACGCCCGACGACGTCATCGACGACTCCACGCGCAAGATCCAGCGCAACCTGGTGGACCGCGCGTGA